ATGATGAAGTTAGCTCTACAAGTGGGTATTCTTTACTTTAGGTGGAGCAGCTGTTTCTTGTATGTCTACTAAACAGACGCGTATTGCTCGCTCCACGATGGAATTAGAGTTTATAGCTCTGGACTTAGTCCGGAAAAAGGCCAAGTGGCTTAGGAATTTACTTGCAAAGATTCATTTATGGGAAAAATCTATACCTCTCGTATCTCTATTATGTAACTCACAAGTTGCAATTTGCATTGCTAAGAGCCAAGCTTACAATGGTAAGAAAGGACATATTCAAATAAGACATGAATCTGTGAGACATTTAATAAAGAATGAAGTACTTACTTTGGAGTACACAAGGTTTGAAAAGAACCCAACTGATCTACCAACCAAAGTGTTAAGTAAGAAAATGGTTTTTGATTCGTTGAGAGGGATGGGTCCTAACCCAGTGGTTGAGAAATTCATGGTGGATACCCAACTTAGTTTTCTAAGTTCAATGTGGTCAAATGAAACCATAGAAAGACTCATAGTGTACATTTTACCTATCCCTATTGTAAATGATGTACATGCATAAGGTTGAGTTCTTACTCTTTAATGAATTCATATATCAAGGTTTGGAAGGTTCTATTGAGGCAGACTTGATGAATTCATCGATATGTGATGTTGAGTTTCTTACACTTAATGAGTTTATATCTATAGTAAAATTTTAACGATTTTTCCttggtaaaattttgagaaaatatgtttaatatttcacaactcaacatgttcactatgaccgaatgatatttcacaactcaacatgttcactatgaccgaATGGTTTGTtttaattttcgagctttaaaattACCCAAAAGCACAAACACATTCTTCTGAccattttttaagtaatccatataggattgcaaatggatcatttccatttccattttttatttccatttctatttctatttttgaaaacttacatccatttccaaatgattcaattttagagaaaaccataatcattcctgaATATTTCCCATTTCCTATTCATtctgttcatttctattcaaacacatAATTCATTCCTAGCTTTAATGAGCTAGCAGAGACACTGATTGAACATATGTAGTTGaaactcaaatgatttataattaggTTTCAACTTTCCACCTATTAATTATTAacttatttagtcatgaagttattccactatagtatcgtgactgagctctctcCAATGACATACCACTCAGTGCTTGTCCAATGactttgtcataagtgtgttacccttataggatatcattgatctctttgggataatatttgtTCTCCTAATATAATCCTATTATATCTCATGGTAAAcattacatcttcctttatgaaaactcaatcactatcaaatagtgatcaagtcatccatcacaaagacggaTGGCTCGTGGCTACGTTTACTTTTCattaaccatgtaatgccaatgagagtaTATCATTTACTCATGTtttaggctatgaattccactattgcaaATGAATCTACATATTATAGAAGTTATACACCTAATGCaccaactttcggttcattatctatttgaactcaggcttttacttacatcaaagtgtatgaaTCACATGTACATAGtccatccactcaagatttaggtatgccacactataaacatcacaagtgaataaatccataaatgaattCAAGATCTATTCTGCTTAGGTCCATTCCGATATAAGGTCAGTCCagttagtcacatctatgtctataTCATCTAAGAGTCAATCACTCTGATGCCCAAAACAAGGCATCTccccaattagacttgatagacgacatattagtctttcaatcggtttgcttattttttattagactaaggacatgtttagattcATATACTAATATAAGCTGTCTTTCTATATTATGATCTGACCATGTAATACCacttaatattaattaaacattagacaaccggtgagcaacatttgctttcattttgctttgcatgcaaaaatcaTGTGAAGACAATATATAAAGTATTAACGTAATTCATGAATAGTTTTATTAATCAATTtgttcgaaaaaattacaagtgtatattGACGAAAATACTATATTTAGGACACCAGATCCAACATTACCCTCATTGAGTAAATTGGGGCTAAAGGCTCAACACACGCGTGCTGCCCAGTTCGTGTCCATGTTAACACGTACTGCGCTTGTTTCTTTTTGAATAAACTTTGTGTTCCTTTTAtcagaaatatttttttttagttgCAGAAAATCTTCTAACTGTTGCAAAATATTTTCGATTGAGGAAAATTTTCAGCTATTTTTAGAAATTGACACTGCTATTTTACCATTTTGACCCTTCAAAAAACAATATAAATAGTAAGACATTCTTCTCATTTTTTCATAACAAAAAGCAAACATCAACCTCTTCTCTGTCTTTCTTAGCTCGCTTGTTTTCTGTTCAGAAAATTATTTCGGTCAATTTTTTGACCAAGTTTTCAGCTTTAGTTTTCAGTCTACTTTTTCGAATACTTTTGAGAGAAGTAATACCAATTATGTTCCACCTTCTTTATTCAAGTATACGAATATTAAAGTATTTTGTTAACCTTGCGGGACGATGTCCCCTACACGATTACATCGATTAGGACAGATTCTCTTTTAAGGCAGTGGTTCTTCCACGACAtaatgattattttatatatttacgcTCAAATTATTATCCTGCCAGTGCTAACTATTTTGTTTTGCAATAGAATATTTTCAACACACATTTATTTGGTTATCGTTGCAATTTTTTTGCAACATCTTTAAAATTAATGAATAACTAAAAAATTATGCAAATGAATAAGATAATACAAATTTTTAATTTGGTGTTAAATACACATTTATTTTTAgcttatatataaataatataaaattttcaatatatCATATAAGAAACTTATATCAACATTAACATGTAAGATTTATCCGATAATCTTTGCCATTATTAAATTATGCCTTTCACAAGTTTGATTGCAcggataatattaaaataatatatcaaaacaaaccaATATCAATATACACTAATTCTAATAGAAAAACAGTACATTCACCAATACAATACTATTTTGACCCAAACAATTCTCATGAAAGCGAATAGCCTGCAAATAactttaaataacattaaaaaataaaatttaataaataagagaCATATTCCTAATAGAAAAGACAAAGACACATAATACCTTCTTCTTTTAATTGCATTGCTAATATACCTAATAATAATCCTTAAAAGAGTTTTCTTATAGAGATTGGTAATGCTTAAAACATATATTTTTTGAagacaaaattattttaattaattaaaagaaaggaattgaaaaagtaaaataaaaaataaaaaaaagatcaAATACAAGATCAAATCCAAAAATGTACATGAAGAAGTTatccaaaatttttaaagaaaatcagATGGAGGATCATATTGATCTCTTAATTTTCGATTTGAATCAGTCTAATTTGATTTGATATAAcagtaaaagaagaagaaaatggaaAGGCATACCCGAAAGTTGAATCATCAGTAAAACAAGACCTAACAGTCCTCGCGTTGAAGTTTCCCCCCTcaatttattttttctattaGTATCATTctcattctttcctttttctttttcactttctttacaaacacaaaatttcctttgGGTTCCTTCAATTCTTTAACTTTTCACTTCAAATTCGTTGATTCGCTATTCTCACCACATGTTCTGCTTCCCCACTAATTGAcatgagaattttttttttggcGGTGATTTACAGTTTCCATGAAGAAAAAAGAGATATAGAAAAACACAATGTTTCGTTCGATTTAGAGATGggtttttgatttgatttttGTAGTCTTCATTTGGTTGAAACAATGAACAGGCAAAAGCCGAAGCCGGTGACGGTTGGTGACTTGGTGGAGGAAGCCAAGAAGCGAATTGTGATTTTAGCTATATGCGTCGTCGGATTGTCCTATCTCATGTCAGGTTAAGTTATCAAATCctcttttttgtttttgtaatttttttttcgtCTAATTGCCGCTGTATTGGCTCTATTTTTGATTCTTTAATTGTTCTTCTTGATCTTCAAGTTAAATTTGATTAACGCTTTCATTCAACTTGCTATTGCGTTCACTTAGGGTTTTGTCTTTGTTCAGTTAGGATGGAACTGGATCGGTTATatatgttttagagtttgaagtaAAAAAATTGGTTATTTAGAACTCTGGATTCAAAATTTAAGCTGGCACCATAATTTAGCCAGTCTTGCATTTGATTGTCTAGGTGATAAATCCCCAGCTGCAAGCACTAAATTTTTAGCTGTTGTCCAGGTCGCACAATTTTCCGAAACTGAACTTGTAAATTAACTTCACGAACTGCTGAACAGACTTAAATTTGTGGTACTTATTTTTGGTTCTTTAATGTGATATTATCATTGGCCTTTAGCGAGCTAAGATAGATCACACTGGTCTCTTTACATTTTGTACGTATTGCCTGCTAGTCCAGTACAATGCTATCAACCAATTGTGGCAATGAAAATTTGAAACACATGAAGTTCTTaccttaaaattttcttaatttgGATTTGGAGTTTAAGATATTTAAAATGACATTTTCATTATATGATTTCCATTAATTCctttcaaatttttttgtttttcagtTGATATTTACTAATTTCCTGTTTCTTATATCAGTGACAAGCTCCTCGGTTTTGGTTAATTTGCCTGCTGCTGCCTCCTTAATCATTCTCCTCCGGTATTTCTCGCTCGAATATGAAATGCGGAGGAAAGCTGATGCATACAACATCAAATCTGAAGCTACAGATTCCTTGACTTCAAAGCAACCACCAGAATGTCCTAAAGTTATTGGACATTGTGATTGGAGACGTAAAGTAAATTCTCCTGTCGTTGAGAATGCAATAGATCAATTCACAAGACATGTTATTTCTGAGTGGGTGACAGATCTATGGTATTCTCGTTTAACACCTGATAAGGAAGGTCCAGAAGAATTGGTGCAGATCATAAATGGTGTTTTTGGGGAGCTAGCAGACCGCATGAGAAATATAAATCTCGTTGATTTACTCACAAGGTATAGGTCCATTCGGTTCCACCACTGTTTGTTAGTACTGTTTAAGACTTCTTAAGAGGGACTGCTTAAGAGGGAGCTAATCTACTTTGAGGATGATGCAGGGACCTAATTAATCTCTTTTGTTCACATTTGGAGCTTTTTCGTATCAGTAAAGCTAAATTTGAAAATCAGCAATCTGCACCACTAACTATCGAGTATCGAGATGCTGAAATAAGACGTGTTCTGGCTGCGGAGAATAAACTGCACCCAGCTTTATTCTCTACTGAAGCTGAGCACAAGGTTGTTGAGTTTTTACTTTGACCTTCCAGTcatttcaaattagtccattaatcCCACATTCTTTTTAATGGTGTATTATCCTTGAGTATGACTGTGCCCACCCTGTTTATTTCAGGTGTTGCAACATTTGATGAATGGTCTAATTTCTCTCACATTCAGGCCCGAAGATCTGCAGTGCACTTTCTTTCGTTATGTTGTCAGGGAGCTTCTGGCCTGTGCAGTAATTCGACCTGTCATAAACTTAGCGAGTCCAAGGTGATCTGTCTTTTCTACATTTCTTGACTTCATTTCTTTTATGTTGCTACTTGTCTCAAATAATATTGATATTTGGTGACAGGTTTATAAACGAGAGGATCGAATCTGCTGTTATAACTATGACAAAGGCTAAAGGAGGACTTAATGCTGCACAAGATGCATCTCAACACAAACCAAATAGTTCCTCAAAGATCCCATCTGAtcatttttctaagtttctagaTCCTTCTGTCACTGGTGTTGAACTTGTACAGTTGAAAACTAATCAGTCCGGAGCTGCTGGAGGCACCATTGCAGCAGATAACCTAAATGGAACACAACTTTCAAAGGATCCATTGCTTTCCATGGATACTCGAACTTCTCGTTCATGGAGCTCTGTGTCCTTGAATTCACAAACTGGTGCTGAAAGAGGTATCGAACGACATCGTTCTGGTGGAGAATGGGGTGACATGTTAGATCTCATGTCACGTAGAAAGACTGAGGCCCTTGCTCCTGAAAATTTTGAGAACATTTGGACAAAAGGGAGAAATTACAAAAAGAAGGAAGGTGAAAAACGATTTACTGAACAAGTTCCACAGCATTCCTCTGCTGGGAACCCTGCTACAGTGGATCATTCAAAAGTAGTATCTAAGACCAGAGACAAGTATCCAACCAAGCTTAACTCATCTGAGAGTTATGGTGCTCAACATGCACTAACTGATAAGtggaaaatagaaaaatcattCCCACATGAAGTTAGGAATGTACCACACTGCTCTTCAGTACTATCTTATCAGGAAGATGATGATCACGACCTTGTTGATTTTGAAGAGGTTGAATCAGAAAGCAATGATTCCTTCACTTCAGGAGAAGAAGAAGCAGGAAATGTACTGGGTCTTGATGCTACTGGAACTAAAGTTTGGGATAGTAAGAGTAACAGAAATCTGACCGTTTCTCACATTCATCATCCACTTGAAAATCCTGCAGGCCATATGATAAAGAAGGCTGGTGGAATGCGTGTCCAATATCGAAGATTAACTAGAGCCACATCCAGCAGGAAAAGATCTAGATTGACCGGTCAGAAGTTGCCTGTCTGGCAAGAGGTTGAGAGAACAAGCTTCCTATCAGGAGATGGACAAGACATACTTAATTCATTGAATGGACATGGAAAAACTGAATATTCCAGTGACGATTCTGAGGCTGAATTCTTTGGTCGACTTCACAGTGGAGCAAGTGCTTCTTCATCTGCTTCTTCTGTCGCTGTTTCAGAAACTTGTAATTTGACTGCTAATTCCTTGCAAAATTCGTTGGCTGTGGGTTCTTTTTTTAAATTGAGATGTGAGGTACTTAATAATGACCAAGGTTGTCTTCTTATCAGTTTGCTATAATTTCGTATTACTATTTCCATGATTATTGCAATATTATTTCCTTTTGCAGGTTTTAGGTGCAAACATTGTGAAGAGTGGTTCTAAAACATTTGCTGTTTACTCCATATCTGTTACAGATGTAAATAACAAGCATAGTTGGTCTATCAAGAGAAGGTGTGTAGAGTATGCTATGTACTTTCCGGCCTTCCTTCTATGTTGCATCCTATAGCATTCATTCTTCATTGCATGGGCATCTCCATTGGATTTTTCTAAAATGTCAAACCAGTTATGCTTATCTTCACCACTATTGGAGCTGCTAGTCATTTTAATTGTTCTCCTTCAGGTTTCGACATTTTGAGGAGCTGCATCAGCGCCTTAAACAATTTCCAGAGTATAAACTTCACTTGCCGCCAAAACATTTTCTCTCAACAGGTTTAGACATTCCTGTAATACGAGAACGGTGTAAATTGCTTGATGAATATTTAAAGGTTAAACACTTAATCTCACTTTATCATTTTTCTTCGTCCTTGAGGGCATATCTGTTGACCTAAGTTATTCAAATTGATATTTTATTTCTATATTGAACTTCCTTTAGAAAGTATATTTGAAGGGCTGTTTGGTTGTTAATACTTCCATCTGCCCGAAGTGCCATATAGTTTATGTATGAGAAATAGACATTTATATACTAGATTTGATTATCTTTCTATTTTTAGtggaattattaatatatattcttTTGTTTTCAGAAGCTCCTGCAGCTTCCTACTATTTCAGGATCAATTGAAGTTTGGGACTTCTTAAGTGTTGATTCGCAGGTGGATTTCTATTTTCCTTTTCTTATGGGGAAAAATAAACTTTCTCTTTCTGGGTAGAGATGgtgtttcttttttccttttgggAATCCCAGATTTTCCCTTTTAAGCACAGTCTCTTATTATATGCATTTTGTAATGCAGACATATGTATTCTCGAATTCTTTTTCTATCATCGAAACTTTGTCAGGTAATTCAAATATGATATGGTAGACTGTTTGTGTAGTTTTATTTTTTACTTCTTAACCTGTCTTCCGGTGATTATATTTTTTGTGTCGTTTGGAAACTTTCTAGTTGACCTTGACGATAATCCATCTGAAAAGGGAAGAAAGGCTTCAAATGTTATGGGGCCTCTGATGGGTCCCTTATCTTCCAGTAGACAACTAttagacactgaaagcaagggaCCTTCATCGCAAATCAGGCCTAATCATGCAACAGATGGATTAAGAAAAGCAAAAGATGTGCGTTATTCTCCATCAAAAAATCCCACTGAAGAATGGTGCAAGTCTGTTGAAGATACAGGCAGTGGTGATGCTAGAGTGCGAAATACTTCGTCTATAAAAAACACAGGGAAGAATGTTAAAGGAAGAGAGAATGAAAGAGTGGAAGATGCTTCTGAGTTGCTTCTTGATGCTGCTACATATCCGGCCCTTCCTGTGGAGGTAATCAGTTTAAGGTCAAATGTTGTCTTTCCTCTTTCAATGTCCCCAGAATTAACTTGGCTGTCACAATAGTGCTTTGTGGAATGAAAAACTTCATGTGCCATTTTTAGTATTTGCAACAAGATTTGAAAGGATACTAGGGTCCTCACAGGTTTTTAACAGATACATCTTCTATGCAGTGGGTGCCACCAAATTTAACAGCTCCCTTGTTGGATTTGGTGGATGTCATTTTCCAGCTCCAGGATGGTGGATGGATAAGGTACATAAATGGCTATAGAACTGTTCACTTACGTCAGCAGTATATTTTATCTTCAGCTTATCCTCCTCGCATCTACTTCTAACCAGATGCACAAATTTTACTGTACTTTGTATGT
The Gossypium arboreum isolate Shixiya-1 chromosome 10, ASM2569848v2, whole genome shotgun sequence genome window above contains:
- the LOC108482816 gene encoding uncharacterized protein LOC108482816 translates to MNRQKPKPVTVGDLVEEAKKRIVILAICVVGLSYLMSVTSSSVLVNLPAAASLIILLRYFSLEYEMRRKADAYNIKSEATDSLTSKQPPECPKVIGHCDWRRKVNSPVVENAIDQFTRHVISEWVTDLWYSRLTPDKEGPEELVQIINGVFGELADRMRNINLVDLLTRDLINLFCSHLELFRISKAKFENQQSAPLTIEYRDAEIRRVLAAENKLHPALFSTEAEHKVLQHLMNGLISLTFRPEDLQCTFFRYVVRELLACAVIRPVINLASPRFINERIESAVITMTKAKGGLNAAQDASQHKPNSSSKIPSDHFSKFLDPSVTGVELVQLKTNQSGAAGGTIAADNLNGTQLSKDPLLSMDTRTSRSWSSVSLNSQTGAERGIERHRSGGEWGDMLDLMSRRKTEALAPENFENIWTKGRNYKKKEGEKRFTEQVPQHSSAGNPATVDHSKVVSKTRDKYPTKLNSSESYGAQHALTDKWKIEKSFPHEVRNVPHCSSVLSYQEDDDHDLVDFEEVESESNDSFTSGEEEAGNVLGLDATGTKVWDSKSNRNLTVSHIHHPLENPAGHMIKKAGGMRVQYRRLTRATSSRKRSRLTGQKLPVWQEVERTSFLSGDGQDILNSLNGHGKTEYSSDDSEAEFFGRLHSGASASSSASSVAVSETCNLTANSLQNSLAVGSFFKLRCEVLGANIVKSGSKTFAVYSISVTDVNNKHSWSIKRRFRHFEELHQRLKQFPEYKLHLPPKHFLSTGLDIPVIRERCKLLDEYLKKLLQLPTISGSIEVWDFLSVDSQTYVFSNSFSIIETLSVDLDDNPSEKGRKASNVMGPLMGPLSSSRQLLDTESKGPSSQIRPNHATDGLRKAKDVRYSPSKNPTEEWCKSVEDTGSGDARVRNTSSIKNTGKNVKGRENERVEDASELLLDAATYPALPVEWVPPNLTAPLLDLVDVIFQLQDGGWIRRKAFWVAKQILQLGMGDAFDDWLIEKIQMLRRGSVVASGIKRIEQILWPDGIFITKHPRRQRPPPSSSPSQASPRSQSPELSSPRLTDEQQQLEAERRAKFVYELMIDKAPAGIVGLVGHKEYEQCAKDLYFFIQSSVCLKLLAYDLIELLMLSAFPEMEYVFKQLHEEKHKFGEYKAN